The following are from one region of the Gloeomargarita sp. SKYB120 genome:
- a CDS encoding spermidine/putrescine ABC transporter substrate-binding protein, which translates to MRRWWKWWLVVLGVAGLVLGCGLGERPPGPAQPTQTLSVYNWATYIAPQVLTDFEKKFNVRIKYDTFDSPDTLYAKLKPGNPGYDVIFPSDYMVNRMIQEQMLIPLALDKLPNRVHLGKRFQNLPYDPGGRYSVPYLWGTQGIGYNRRQTGKVIDSWQAMFDPQYRVAWQEESRATLGAVLIALGLNPNTTDPAEINRARDWLIQHRGNVVAFAPDTGEELLNQGEVTLAFENSGDVFQVMAQNPDIAYAIPKEGAILWVDAMAIPKGAPHVELAHAFINYLLDPEVAAQIANYTHYATPNQTAIDRRLIQVKDLQNPGIYPPPDVLNRLRVLENLPPAALQRYEAAWNEIKLRVGRG; encoded by the coding sequence ATGCGACGCTGGTGGAAGTGGTGGCTGGTGGTGCTGGGGGTGGCTGGGCTGGTACTTGGCTGCGGCCTTGGGGAACGGCCTCCCGGACCGGCGCAACCGACCCAAACCCTGAGCGTGTACAACTGGGCCACCTATATTGCGCCCCAAGTACTCACGGATTTCGAGAAGAAATTTAATGTGCGCATCAAATACGACACCTTTGACAGCCCTGACACCCTCTACGCCAAGTTAAAGCCCGGTAATCCTGGATACGACGTCATCTTCCCGTCGGACTATATGGTGAACCGCATGATCCAGGAGCAGATGCTGATACCCCTGGCGCTGGACAAACTGCCCAACCGGGTGCATCTAGGGAAGCGGTTTCAAAACTTGCCCTACGACCCCGGCGGTCGCTACAGCGTGCCCTACCTGTGGGGAACGCAAGGGATTGGCTACAACCGTAGGCAGACTGGCAAAGTGATTGACAGTTGGCAGGCCATGTTTGACCCTCAGTACCGCGTGGCCTGGCAGGAGGAATCCCGGGCGACCCTAGGGGCCGTGCTGATTGCCCTGGGGTTGAACCCTAACACGACCGACCCTGCGGAGATCAATCGGGCGCGGGATTGGCTTATCCAACACCGGGGCAACGTCGTGGCCTTTGCGCCGGATACGGGGGAAGAATTGCTCAACCAGGGGGAAGTGACCCTGGCGTTTGAAAACAGCGGCGATGTGTTCCAGGTGATGGCCCAAAACCCGGACATTGCCTACGCCATCCCCAAAGAGGGGGCGATTTTGTGGGTGGACGCGATGGCCATTCCCAAGGGAGCGCCCCACGTTGAGCTGGCCCACGCCTTCATCAACTACTTGCTCGACCCGGAAGTAGCGGCCCAGATTGCCAACTACACCCACTACGCCACGCCGAACCAAACGGCGATTGACCGCCGATTGATCCAGGTCAAAGACTTGCAAAACCCGGGGATTTATCCGCCCCCTGACGTTTTGAATCGGCTCCGGGTATTGGAGAATTTGCCGCCGGCGGCGTTGCAGCGTTACGAGGCGGCCTGGAATGAGATTAAGTTGCGAGTCGGGCGGGGCTGA
- a CDS encoding bifunctional nuclease family protein, with amino-acid sequence MIEMKVAGIALDALSRSPIVLLKDTSERRALPIWIGQAEARAIVSALEGEELPRPLTHDLMLNSWKLWGLTLQRVIIHSLQDNVFHAVLFLAQGDDVRQLDARPSDAIALALKANVPIWVMEEVVASASIPVDREADEAELEAFREFVSKVRPEDFVGWSARRGEGQESSDRG; translated from the coding sequence ATGATTGAGATGAAAGTTGCCGGGATTGCCCTAGACGCTCTTAGCCGCAGCCCGATTGTGCTCCTGAAGGATACGTCGGAACGGCGAGCGTTGCCGATTTGGATTGGGCAGGCGGAGGCGCGGGCGATTGTCAGCGCCCTGGAGGGAGAGGAGTTACCCCGCCCCTTGACCCATGACCTGATGCTCAACAGTTGGAAATTGTGGGGGCTGACCCTCCAGCGGGTGATCATCCATTCCCTGCAGGACAATGTATTTCACGCAGTGCTGTTTCTGGCCCAAGGCGATGACGTTCGCCAGTTAGATGCCCGTCCCAGCGATGCGATTGCCCTGGCCCTTAAGGCGAATGTGCCGATCTGGGTGATGGAGGAAGTGGTGGCCAGTGCGTCCATCCCGGTAGACCGCGAGGCGGACGAGGCGGAACTGGAGGCCTTCCGGGAGTTTGTTTCTAAGGTGCGCCCGGAGGATTTTGTGGGCTGGAGCGCCCGTCGCGGTGAGGGACAAGAATCGTCGGATCGGGGTTAG
- a CDS encoding riboflavin synthase, which produces MFTGLVQALGQVQRYCSDYIQITTAMHRFPDLAVGDSIAVDGVCLTVTALDAQGFTAAMSPETRRRSTLGQRRWVNLEAALRVGQKLGGHFVTGHVDGVGYLQRTTMVGQDFWEMDFTAPPEVARYLVPKGSIAVNGVSLTIAAVADALFRVAVIPLTYRSTNLQYLRPGDPVNLEADILGKYVERLLQPRSVAPDLTLEVLAQHGFV; this is translated from the coding sequence ATGTTTACGGGTTTGGTCCAGGCCCTGGGCCAGGTGCAGCGCTACTGCAGCGACTACATCCAGATCACGACGGCGATGCACCGTTTTCCCGACCTGGCGGTGGGCGATAGTATTGCGGTGGATGGGGTGTGTCTGACGGTCACAGCGCTGGACGCCCAGGGATTTACCGCCGCCATGTCTCCGGAAACGCGCCGGCGCAGCACCTTGGGCCAACGGCGCTGGGTAAATCTCGAAGCGGCGCTGCGGGTAGGCCAAAAACTGGGAGGCCACTTCGTCACGGGCCATGTGGATGGGGTCGGCTATCTGCAACGCACGACCATGGTCGGCCAGGACTTCTGGGAAATGGACTTTACCGCCCCGCCCGAGGTTGCGCGCTACCTGGTGCCCAAGGGAAGTATCGCGGTTAATGGAGTAAGTTTGACCATCGCCGCAGTTGCAGACGCCCTGTTTCGGGTGGCGGTGATTCCCTTGACCTACCGGAGCACCAACCTGCAGTACCTGCGCCCTGGCGACCCGGTAAACCTAGAGGCGGATATTCTGGGCAAGTACGTGGAACGGTTGCTCCAGCCTCGGTCGGTCGCGCCGGACTTGACGCTGGAAGTTCTCGCGCAACACGGGTTTGTCTAG
- a CDS encoding glucokinase, translating to MLRPVVLVGDIGGTNTRLELLHLADPPQVLSARSYRNDDYPDLTAIGQAFLAQAAARPELACLAVAGPVEENTMNLTNRNWRITGDALAQQWDIPQVRFLNDLEAVGYGLLQLTPADWVVLQEGKKVPGAPIGVVAAGTGLGECFLTWDGQQYRVWPSEGGHVDFAPRNDRELGLWRYLQAQFGRVSAERVVSGPGLWNIYRYLAQVYPEQAKAEILARQDPAMITACLHDPLCSQAVDIFIANYGSEAGNLALKLLARGGIYLAGGIAPQLVERFQQGGFLRAFSDKGRMGPLLAQIPVYLITNPRVGLLGATAAARSFLAGQSNCPPAGPS from the coding sequence GTGCTGCGACCGGTGGTACTCGTAGGAGACATTGGCGGGACCAACACTCGTTTGGAGCTGCTGCACCTGGCGGACCCACCTCAGGTTTTGTCGGCCCGAAGCTACCGCAACGACGACTACCCAGATTTGACCGCTATTGGACAGGCGTTTCTCGCTCAAGCGGCTGCCCGACCGGAGCTGGCTTGTCTTGCTGTCGCCGGACCAGTGGAAGAAAATACGATGAACCTGACGAACCGCAACTGGCGGATCACGGGCGATGCGCTGGCCCAACAGTGGGACATTCCCCAGGTGCGTTTTCTCAACGACCTCGAAGCGGTCGGCTATGGGTTGTTACAGCTCACGCCGGCGGATTGGGTGGTGCTCCAGGAGGGCAAGAAGGTCCCTGGCGCGCCGATAGGGGTGGTGGCAGCCGGCACAGGACTGGGGGAATGTTTTTTGACCTGGGACGGGCAACAGTACAGAGTTTGGCCATCGGAGGGCGGTCACGTGGATTTTGCCCCGCGCAACGACCGGGAGCTGGGACTGTGGCGCTACCTGCAGGCCCAATTTGGACGGGTGTCGGCGGAACGGGTCGTTTCTGGGCCGGGCTTGTGGAACATCTACCGCTACCTGGCCCAGGTGTATCCTGAACAGGCCAAGGCAGAGATTCTCGCTCGTCAAGACCCCGCGATGATTACCGCCTGTTTGCACGACCCCCTGTGCAGCCAAGCGGTGGATATTTTTATCGCCAATTACGGCAGTGAGGCGGGCAACCTGGCGCTGAAATTGCTGGCGCGCGGGGGGATCTATCTCGCTGGCGGCATTGCCCCCCAGTTGGTGGAGCGCTTCCAGCAGGGGGGATTCCTGCGGGCTTTTTCCGATAAGGGACGCATGGGACCATTGCTGGCCCAAATCCCTGTGTATTTGATCACCAACCCCCGTGTGGGCCTGTTGGGCGCTACCGCGGCGGCGCGGTCGTTTTTAGCGGGCCAGTCGAACTGCCCACCGGCGGGTCCAAGCTGA
- a CDS encoding ABC transporter ATP-binding protein encodes MLTLSQVWKTYGREARPAVAGVDFTVQAGEFFALLGPSGCGKTTTLRLIAGFETPDRGDIRLGDRSLLGLPPFRRPVHTVFQNYALFPHLTVARNIAFGLEMRGVSRREIRSRVGEMLALVRLDGLAHRYPRELSGGQQQRVALARALIQKPQVLLLDEPLGALDLKLRRQMQSELKQMQQQLGITFLYVTHDQEEALTLADRLAVMQGGRLLQVGTPQQVYEHPTSYFVADFIGESNFLPGTVVEHHPPWLLVRLTNDHLVRVHHSEPTYSPGAEVTLMIRPEKVHLQPGTADSTAHLLSADYLGLDTRYTVQMAGGLTVRVRQAGSGLQVGEPVEVTLPPHALRVVSLDPPVGSSTGPLKTTAPPR; translated from the coding sequence ATGTTGACCCTCTCCCAGGTATGGAAAACCTACGGTCGGGAGGCGCGTCCGGCGGTGGCGGGAGTGGATTTTACCGTCCAAGCGGGGGAGTTTTTTGCTCTGCTTGGGCCGTCGGGGTGCGGCAAAACCACGACCTTGCGGCTGATTGCTGGGTTTGAAACGCCTGACCGGGGGGATATTCGCTTGGGAGACCGGTCATTGCTGGGGTTGCCCCCGTTCCGCCGTCCTGTGCACACCGTGTTTCAAAACTACGCCCTGTTTCCCCATTTGACGGTGGCCCGCAACATTGCCTTCGGGTTGGAGATGCGGGGCGTGTCCCGGCGAGAGATTCGCTCGCGGGTGGGGGAAATGCTGGCGCTGGTGCGTTTGGACGGCTTGGCGCACCGCTATCCCCGAGAACTCTCGGGCGGCCAGCAACAGCGGGTAGCCCTGGCACGCGCCCTGATCCAAAAACCCCAGGTGCTGCTGCTGGATGAACCCCTGGGGGCCTTGGATTTGAAACTGCGCAGGCAAATGCAAAGTGAACTCAAGCAGATGCAACAGCAGTTGGGGATTACGTTTCTCTACGTCACCCACGACCAGGAGGAGGCGCTGACCCTGGCCGACCGGCTGGCGGTCATGCAGGGGGGGCGGCTGTTGCAGGTAGGGACGCCCCAGCAGGTCTATGAACACCCCACCAGCTACTTTGTGGCGGATTTCATCGGCGAGTCCAACTTTCTCCCGGGGACGGTGGTGGAGCATCATCCCCCTTGGCTGCTAGTGCGTTTGACCAACGACCACCTAGTGCGGGTGCACCACAGCGAACCCACCTACAGCCCCGGCGCGGAGGTCACCCTGATGATTCGCCCCGAAAAAGTCCACCTGCAACCCGGTACGGCGGACTCTACCGCCCATCTTCTCAGTGCCGATTACCTGGGGTTGGATACCCGCTACACCGTGCAGATGGCCGGTGGCCTGACCGTGCGTGTGCGCCAGGCGGGGTCGGGTTTGCAGGTGGGGGAGCCAGTGGAAGTGACTTTGCCGCCCCATGCCCTGCGCGTGGTCAGCTTGGACCCGCCGGTGGGCAGTTCGACTGGCCCGCTAAAAACGACCGCGCCGCCGCGGTAG
- the nth gene encoding endonuclease III, which translates to MAILRRLAVRKQRANEVLVRLKRRYPDATCTLNYQTPVQLLVATILSAQCTDERVNQVTPALFARFPDAQALANADIHELETLIKPTGFYRNKARHIQGACRKIVQEFGGQVPKSMEQLLTLPGVARKTANVVLAHAYGINAGVTVDTHVKRVSRRLGLTDHTDPLRIERDLIELIPQPDWENWSIRLIYHGRDTCTARHPKCHACLLADICPSRDALVAASNGVHPSPKMIK; encoded by the coding sequence ATGGCAATTCTGCGACGCCTGGCAGTGCGTAAACAACGGGCCAACGAAGTGCTGGTGCGACTCAAACGGCGGTATCCCGATGCCACCTGCACCCTGAACTACCAGACGCCCGTGCAACTGCTCGTGGCCACCATTCTCTCGGCTCAGTGCACCGATGAGCGGGTGAATCAGGTGACGCCGGCGCTGTTTGCCCGGTTTCCCGACGCCCAAGCTCTAGCGAATGCCGATATTCACGAATTAGAGACCCTGATCAAACCCACCGGTTTTTACCGCAACAAGGCTCGCCATATCCAGGGTGCCTGTCGCAAGATTGTCCAAGAATTTGGGGGACAGGTGCCCAAAAGTATGGAGCAACTGCTCACGCTGCCAGGGGTCGCCCGCAAGACCGCCAATGTGGTGCTGGCCCATGCCTACGGGATTAATGCCGGCGTCACGGTGGACACCCATGTCAAGCGCGTGTCGCGTCGCTTGGGTTTGACCGACCACACCGACCCCCTGCGCATCGAGCGGGACTTGATTGAACTCATTCCCCAACCTGATTGGGAAAACTGGTCTATCCGGTTGATCTACCACGGGCGCGACACCTGCACGGCTCGCCACCCCAAATGCCATGCGTGTTTGCTTGCCGATATTTGTCCTTCCCGGGATGCATTGGTGGCGGCGTCAAACGGAGTACATCCATCCCCTAAGATGATAAAGTAG
- a CDS encoding ABC transporter permease yields the protein MTLWAVGVIGFIYLPILVLVIFSFNNSRFIGVWRGFTWDWYSVLLTGQGAAFPETVGFGRYGLWPALANSLLVATVTTLVATALGTALALGLDRVRWPGRVSVEALVLLPLVIPEIAQGVSLLVFFHGMFRLWRAWTGQELTLGLPTVTIGHITFAISFVTLVVRARLAELNPRWEEAAMDLGANRWQTLWHITLPWLTPAVLSGALLAFTLSLDDFVVTLFTAGTGATTLPVFVYGMIKFSVTPAINAISTLMLLASSVLVLMAWGLQRPSKRDWCKEGG from the coding sequence TTGACCCTGTGGGCGGTGGGAGTGATTGGGTTTATCTACCTGCCCATCCTGGTACTGGTGATTTTTTCGTTTAATAACTCGCGGTTTATTGGGGTCTGGCGGGGGTTTACCTGGGATTGGTATAGCGTTCTCCTGACGGGTCAAGGAGCGGCTTTCCCCGAAACTGTGGGCTTTGGGCGTTACGGGTTATGGCCGGCGCTGGCAAATAGTCTCCTGGTAGCGACGGTCACGACCCTGGTGGCGACGGCGCTGGGAACAGCCTTGGCCCTAGGACTCGACCGGGTGCGTTGGCCGGGGCGGGTGAGTGTCGAGGCGCTGGTGTTGTTGCCGCTGGTCATCCCAGAAATTGCCCAGGGCGTGTCGCTGCTGGTGTTTTTCCACGGGATGTTTCGCCTGTGGCGGGCCTGGACCGGCCAAGAACTCACCCTGGGGTTGCCGACGGTGACCATCGGCCATATCACCTTTGCCATTTCCTTCGTGACGTTGGTGGTGCGGGCGCGCCTGGCGGAGTTGAATCCCCGCTGGGAAGAAGCGGCGATGGATTTGGGGGCCAACCGCTGGCAGACCCTGTGGCATATTACCTTGCCCTGGTTGACGCCGGCGGTCCTGAGCGGGGCGCTGCTGGCGTTTACCCTGTCGCTCGACGATTTCGTCGTGACTCTGTTTACCGCTGGGACAGGCGCCACCACGCTACCGGTTTTCGTCTATGGCATGATTAAATTTTCAGTAACGCCGGCGATCAATGCCATCTCGACCCTGATGCTACTGGCGTCTTCGGTGCTGGTGCTCATGGCCTGGGGGCTACAACGCCCATCCAAGCGAGATTGGTGCAAGGAAGGCGGCTGA
- a CDS encoding Ppx/GppA family phosphatase — protein sequence MVKTPFNLAAIDVGTNSIHMVVVQIQPHLPAFTVIAREKETVRLGERCPDTGNLTPGAMQRAIQALKRYRTLAQTHQAEAILAVATSAVREAPNGHEFLQRVADETGLSVDLISGTEEARCIYLGVLSGMELNGQPHVIIDIGGGSTELILGDGGEPQYLSSTKVGAVRLTQEMITTDPISNAEYNWLRAYLQGMLEWPTQDIRRLLGRRRVPMIGTSGTIEALFLLQAHLNNSPPPQPLQGQRLSRSQVQNLVQKLRSLNDQQRRDQLNIPPKRSEIILAGAMILQEAMHLLDCELIIFCERALREGLIVNWMLNHGLIADRLRYQSSVRQRSVYKLADKYQVRLDHAQQVASLALQLFDQTQGRLHPGDPLEREYLWAAAMLHNCGHFISHDAHHKHSYYLIRYGELLGYTENEIAVIANIARYHRKSPPKRKHENYSQLDKSSRAMIERLSAFLRIAVALDRRQIGAIQHLECKIDPPDFHLYLYPQDPNDDCALELWNLSYKKTWFESLFGLQVQAHLAPASKVSTAALVAQS from the coding sequence GTGGTGAAAACCCCCTTTAACCTAGCAGCCATTGACGTCGGCACCAATTCCATCCACATGGTGGTGGTGCAGATTCAGCCCCACCTGCCCGCTTTTACCGTCATTGCGCGCGAGAAGGAAACCGTCCGGCTGGGGGAGCGATGTCCGGATACCGGGAATTTGACACCGGGTGCGATGCAGCGGGCCATCCAAGCGCTGAAACGATACCGTACTCTGGCGCAAACCCACCAGGCTGAAGCCATCCTTGCTGTAGCCACCAGTGCCGTCCGTGAAGCTCCCAATGGTCACGAATTTCTACAGCGAGTCGCCGACGAAACCGGGCTAAGTGTAGATTTAATCTCCGGCACCGAAGAGGCCCGCTGCATTTACCTGGGCGTCTTGTCGGGGATGGAACTCAATGGTCAACCCCACGTCATCATTGACATTGGCGGTGGGTCAACCGAGTTAATCCTGGGCGACGGGGGCGAACCGCAGTACCTAAGCAGTACGAAAGTCGGGGCAGTGCGCCTAACCCAGGAAATGATCACCACCGATCCCATCAGCAACGCCGAATACAACTGGTTGCGGGCCTATTTACAGGGGATGCTAGAGTGGCCCACCCAGGACATCCGACGGTTATTGGGGCGGCGGCGCGTGCCGATGATTGGGACGTCGGGAACCATTGAAGCCCTGTTTTTGTTGCAAGCGCACTTAAACAATTCCCCGCCACCTCAGCCGCTCCAAGGTCAACGATTAAGTCGCAGTCAGGTCCAAAACCTGGTGCAAAAACTGCGCAGCTTGAACGACCAGCAACGGCGCGACCAGCTCAATATCCCCCCCAAACGGTCAGAAATCATCCTGGCTGGCGCCATGATTCTGCAAGAAGCCATGCATTTGCTGGATTGCGAACTAATTATTTTTTGCGAGCGGGCGCTGCGCGAAGGATTGATTGTGAATTGGATGCTCAACCACGGGCTGATTGCCGACCGCCTGCGGTATCAAAGCTCCGTGCGCCAACGCAGTGTGTACAAACTCGCCGATAAATATCAAGTGCGTTTGGACCATGCGCAACAAGTCGCGTCCTTGGCCTTGCAATTATTTGACCAAACCCAGGGGCGATTGCATCCAGGCGACCCCTTGGAGCGAGAGTACCTATGGGCTGCGGCCATGTTGCACAACTGCGGCCATTTCATCAGCCACGACGCCCACCACAAACACTCCTATTACCTGATTCGCTACGGGGAATTGCTGGGCTATACGGAAAATGAAATTGCCGTCATCGCCAACATTGCCCGTTATCATCGCAAGAGTCCCCCGAAGCGTAAACACGAAAATTATAGTCAACTGGACAAATCTAGCCGAGCCATGATTGAGCGACTGAGTGCATTTTTGCGCATTGCGGTGGCCCTAGACCGACGGCAAATTGGAGCGATTCAACACCTGGAGTGTAAGATTGATCCCCCCGATTTTCATCTCTATCTCTACCCCCAAGACCCCAACGATGATTGCGCGTTGGAGTTGTGGAATTTGAGCTACAAAAAAACCTGGTTTGAATCTTTGTTTGGTTTGCAGGTGCAGGCCCATTTGGCTCCAGCCAGCAAGGTCTCAACAGCCGCCTTGGTCGCCCAGTCTTAA